A window of the Zootoca vivipara chromosome 14, rZooViv1.1, whole genome shotgun sequence genome harbors these coding sequences:
- the TEDC2 gene encoding tubulin epsilon and delta complex protein 2 isoform X2, which translates to MLPADCAHRLVSLLTQALEDCAEQKQQLQENLTQCQAILGDWNSQAPEYPVLDDGKNDNQGSEPSAKELEELELLNKALEKALRIRAKFQQAPCEVIESAKAAEKKAVSSADVKQQVDHSKESISKTAKVQSVSKKPMPSKKPTAYMLKAPYRTDLDVKRSQVKMSGRLSSRTSKMPGRKKSAKGAASPKAMLPAKVTQMGHEKVFATEEPRTQHEFSKSSHCAKLNPSFGNLVGGGDIAGTVVPFSEAEHNFVGPAPESVATHSHTEEGTPGADTTSQISTLQEKGFLMKLPHPYGKAFSRLGEKCRLCKTSPEAVAARNSFMEKLQATFCLPSLAFSPVEVKEEFKHLRDIHSHVSQCMEAETTESLGENPTWQRQYESLLTLEGLQTIVGQCLDKVHQLREAMESHSKLFPANSTCSEGCSSAWCASPGSQRCWDVETVGPLPLLSYSSLEELKEMEALRLQVAMLRQQLEIQKAMEAELLPLLEPGRIQESSRASLYRAIYTLLCEGGERFPVFVHDEELPS; encoded by the exons ATGCTGCCCGCAGACTGTGCCCACAG ACTGGTTTCTCTACTCACCCAAGCCTTGGAAGACTGTGCTGAACAAAAGCAGCAACTGCAGGAGAACCTAACACAATGCCAAGCTATTCTTGGAGACTG GAACTCACAAGCTCCTGAATACCCAGTCCTTGACGATGGCAAAAATGATAATCAAG GAAGTGAACCCTCAGCCAAGGAGCTTGAGGAACTGGAACTGCTTAATAAAGCCCTGGAGAAAGCATTAAGGATCCGAGCAAAGTTCCAGCAGGCTCCATGTGAGGTTATAGAAAGTGCCAAAGCTGCAGAAAAGAAGGCTGTTAGTAGTGCTGATGTGAAACAGCAAGTGGATCATTCTAAGGAGAGCATCTCGAAGACGGCCAAAGTGCAATCTGTGAGCAAAAAGCCAATGCCTTCCAAAAAGCCTACAGCATACATGCTGAAAGCTCCCTACAGGACTGACTTAGATGTGAAAAGGTCACAAGTGAAAATGTCAGGCAGACTGAGCTCCAGAACTTCAAAGATGCCAGGGAGGAAGAAGTCAGCCAAAGGGGCTGCCTCCCCCAAAGCCATGTTGCCTGCAAAAGTAACCCAAATGGGTCATGAAAAGGTCTTTGCCACTGAAGAACCCAGAACACAACATGAATTTTCTAAATCTTCACATTGTGCAAAGCTAAACCCTTCATTTGGGAACCttgtgggtgggggagacatTGCAGGTACAGTTGTGCCTTTTTCTGAAGCAGAGCATAATTTTGTTGGTCCTGCTCCAGAGTCTGTAGCCACACATAGCCATACGGAAGAAGGCACCCCAGGGGCAGACACAACATCCCAGATATCTACTCTACAGGAAAAGGG GTTTTTGATGAAACTGCCACATCCATATGGGAAAGCCTTTTCCAG GCTGGGAGAGAAATGCCGTCTTTGCAAAACAAGCCCAGAAGCTGTTGCTGCAAGGAATAGTTTTATGGAGAAGCTACAAGCAACA TTCTGCTTGCCTTCACTAGCCTTCAGTCCAGTCGAAGTGAAAGAAGAGTTTAAGCACCTACGTGACATTCACTCCCATGTGAGCCAGTGCATGGAAGCTGAGACCACAG AGTCTCTTGGAGAAAACCCAACTTGGCAGAGACAGTACGAAAGTCTTCTGACTCTGGAGGGCCTGCAAACAATAGTGGGCCAGTGTCTGGACAAAGTGCACCAGTTAAGAGAAG CTATGGAGTCCCATTCGAAGCTGTTCCCTGCTAACTCCACTTGCAGCGAGGGATGCTCCTCTGCATGGTGTGCCTCCCCTGGAAGCCAGAGGTGCTGGGATGTAGAAACTGTTGGGCCACTGCCGCTGCTTTCTTACTCCAGCTTGGAGGAGCTGAAGGAGATGGAAGCCTTGAGACTGCAGGTGGCGATGCTGCGCCAGCAACTTGAGATACAGAAG GCCATGGAAGCTGAACTCCTCCCTCTTCTAGAACCTGGACGTATTCAGGAAAGCTCCAGAGCATCACTGTACCGTGCCATTTACACCTTGCTATGTGAAGGAGGTGAACGCTTCCCTGTTTTTGTACATGATGAGGAGTTGCCCAGCTGA
- the TEDC2 gene encoding tubulin epsilon and delta complex protein 2 isoform X1 yields MLPADCAHRLVSLLTQALEDCAEQKQQLQENLTQCQAILGDWNSQAPEYPVLDDGKNDNQGSEPSAKELEELELLNKALEKALRIRAKFQQAPCEVIESAKAAEKKAVSSADVKQQVDHSKESISKTAKVQSVSKKPMPSKKPTAYMLKAPYRTDLDVKRSQVKMSGRLSSRTSKMPGRKKSAKGAASPKAMLPAKVTQMGHEKVFATEEPRTQHEFSKSSHCAKLNPSFGNLVGGGDIAGTVVPFSEAEHNFVGPAPESVATHSHTEEGTPGADTTSQISTLQEKGFLMKLPHPYGKAFSRYTRLGEKCRLCKTSPEAVAARNSFMEKLQATFCLPSLAFSPVEVKEEFKHLRDIHSHVSQCMEAETTESLGENPTWQRQYESLLTLEGLQTIVGQCLDKVHQLREAMESHSKLFPANSTCSEGCSSAWCASPGSQRCWDVETVGPLPLLSYSSLEELKEMEALRLQVAMLRQQLEIQKAMEAELLPLLEPGRIQESSRASLYRAIYTLLCEGGERFPVFVHDEELPS; encoded by the exons ATGCTGCCCGCAGACTGTGCCCACAG ACTGGTTTCTCTACTCACCCAAGCCTTGGAAGACTGTGCTGAACAAAAGCAGCAACTGCAGGAGAACCTAACACAATGCCAAGCTATTCTTGGAGACTG GAACTCACAAGCTCCTGAATACCCAGTCCTTGACGATGGCAAAAATGATAATCAAG GAAGTGAACCCTCAGCCAAGGAGCTTGAGGAACTGGAACTGCTTAATAAAGCCCTGGAGAAAGCATTAAGGATCCGAGCAAAGTTCCAGCAGGCTCCATGTGAGGTTATAGAAAGTGCCAAAGCTGCAGAAAAGAAGGCTGTTAGTAGTGCTGATGTGAAACAGCAAGTGGATCATTCTAAGGAGAGCATCTCGAAGACGGCCAAAGTGCAATCTGTGAGCAAAAAGCCAATGCCTTCCAAAAAGCCTACAGCATACATGCTGAAAGCTCCCTACAGGACTGACTTAGATGTGAAAAGGTCACAAGTGAAAATGTCAGGCAGACTGAGCTCCAGAACTTCAAAGATGCCAGGGAGGAAGAAGTCAGCCAAAGGGGCTGCCTCCCCCAAAGCCATGTTGCCTGCAAAAGTAACCCAAATGGGTCATGAAAAGGTCTTTGCCACTGAAGAACCCAGAACACAACATGAATTTTCTAAATCTTCACATTGTGCAAAGCTAAACCCTTCATTTGGGAACCttgtgggtgggggagacatTGCAGGTACAGTTGTGCCTTTTTCTGAAGCAGAGCATAATTTTGTTGGTCCTGCTCCAGAGTCTGTAGCCACACATAGCCATACGGAAGAAGGCACCCCAGGGGCAGACACAACATCCCAGATATCTACTCTACAGGAAAAGGG GTTTTTGATGAAACTGCCACATCCATATGGGAAAGCCTTTTCCAGGTATACCAG GCTGGGAGAGAAATGCCGTCTTTGCAAAACAAGCCCAGAAGCTGTTGCTGCAAGGAATAGTTTTATGGAGAAGCTACAAGCAACA TTCTGCTTGCCTTCACTAGCCTTCAGTCCAGTCGAAGTGAAAGAAGAGTTTAAGCACCTACGTGACATTCACTCCCATGTGAGCCAGTGCATGGAAGCTGAGACCACAG AGTCTCTTGGAGAAAACCCAACTTGGCAGAGACAGTACGAAAGTCTTCTGACTCTGGAGGGCCTGCAAACAATAGTGGGCCAGTGTCTGGACAAAGTGCACCAGTTAAGAGAAG CTATGGAGTCCCATTCGAAGCTGTTCCCTGCTAACTCCACTTGCAGCGAGGGATGCTCCTCTGCATGGTGTGCCTCCCCTGGAAGCCAGAGGTGCTGGGATGTAGAAACTGTTGGGCCACTGCCGCTGCTTTCTTACTCCAGCTTGGAGGAGCTGAAGGAGATGGAAGCCTTGAGACTGCAGGTGGCGATGCTGCGCCAGCAACTTGAGATACAGAAG GCCATGGAAGCTGAACTCCTCCCTCTTCTAGAACCTGGACGTATTCAGGAAAGCTCCAGAGCATCACTGTACCGTGCCATTTACACCTTGCTATGTGAAGGAGGTGAACGCTTCCCTGTTTTTGTACATGATGAGGAGTTGCCCAGCTGA
- the TEDC2 gene encoding tubulin epsilon and delta complex protein 2 isoform X3, producing the protein MLPADCAHRLVSLLTQALEDCAEQKQQLQENLTQCQAILGDWNSQAPEYPVLDDGKNDNQGSEPSAKELEELELLNKALEKALRIRAKFQQAPCEVIESAKAAEKKAVSSADVKQQVDHSKESISKTAKVQSVSKKPMPSKKPTAYMLKAPYRTDLDVKRSQVKMSGRLSSRTSKMPGRKKSAKGAASPKAMLPAKVTQMGHEKVFATEEPRTQHEFSKSSHCAKLNPSFGNLVGGGDIAGTVVPFSEAEHNFVGPAPESVATHSHTEEGTPGADTTSQISTLQEKGFLMKLPHPYGKAFSRYTRLGEKCRLCKTSPEAVAARNSFMEKLQATFCLPSLAFSPVEVKEEFKHLRDIHSHVSQCMEAETTESLGENPTWQRQYESLLTLEGLQTIVGQCLDKVHQLREAMESHSKLFPANSTCSEGCSSAWCASPGSQRCWDVETVGPLPLLSYSSLEELKEMEALRLQVAMLRQQLEIQKKQRSIPRNKKVWCGDKPYLCFVTPHCHGS; encoded by the exons ATGCTGCCCGCAGACTGTGCCCACAG ACTGGTTTCTCTACTCACCCAAGCCTTGGAAGACTGTGCTGAACAAAAGCAGCAACTGCAGGAGAACCTAACACAATGCCAAGCTATTCTTGGAGACTG GAACTCACAAGCTCCTGAATACCCAGTCCTTGACGATGGCAAAAATGATAATCAAG GAAGTGAACCCTCAGCCAAGGAGCTTGAGGAACTGGAACTGCTTAATAAAGCCCTGGAGAAAGCATTAAGGATCCGAGCAAAGTTCCAGCAGGCTCCATGTGAGGTTATAGAAAGTGCCAAAGCTGCAGAAAAGAAGGCTGTTAGTAGTGCTGATGTGAAACAGCAAGTGGATCATTCTAAGGAGAGCATCTCGAAGACGGCCAAAGTGCAATCTGTGAGCAAAAAGCCAATGCCTTCCAAAAAGCCTACAGCATACATGCTGAAAGCTCCCTACAGGACTGACTTAGATGTGAAAAGGTCACAAGTGAAAATGTCAGGCAGACTGAGCTCCAGAACTTCAAAGATGCCAGGGAGGAAGAAGTCAGCCAAAGGGGCTGCCTCCCCCAAAGCCATGTTGCCTGCAAAAGTAACCCAAATGGGTCATGAAAAGGTCTTTGCCACTGAAGAACCCAGAACACAACATGAATTTTCTAAATCTTCACATTGTGCAAAGCTAAACCCTTCATTTGGGAACCttgtgggtgggggagacatTGCAGGTACAGTTGTGCCTTTTTCTGAAGCAGAGCATAATTTTGTTGGTCCTGCTCCAGAGTCTGTAGCCACACATAGCCATACGGAAGAAGGCACCCCAGGGGCAGACACAACATCCCAGATATCTACTCTACAGGAAAAGGG GTTTTTGATGAAACTGCCACATCCATATGGGAAAGCCTTTTCCAGGTATACCAG GCTGGGAGAGAAATGCCGTCTTTGCAAAACAAGCCCAGAAGCTGTTGCTGCAAGGAATAGTTTTATGGAGAAGCTACAAGCAACA TTCTGCTTGCCTTCACTAGCCTTCAGTCCAGTCGAAGTGAAAGAAGAGTTTAAGCACCTACGTGACATTCACTCCCATGTGAGCCAGTGCATGGAAGCTGAGACCACAG AGTCTCTTGGAGAAAACCCAACTTGGCAGAGACAGTACGAAAGTCTTCTGACTCTGGAGGGCCTGCAAACAATAGTGGGCCAGTGTCTGGACAAAGTGCACCAGTTAAGAGAAG CTATGGAGTCCCATTCGAAGCTGTTCCCTGCTAACTCCACTTGCAGCGAGGGATGCTCCTCTGCATGGTGTGCCTCCCCTGGAAGCCAGAGGTGCTGGGATGTAGAAACTGTTGGGCCACTGCCGCTGCTTTCTTACTCCAGCTTGGAGGAGCTGAAGGAGATGGAAGCCTTGAGACTGCAGGTGGCGATGCTGCGCCAGCAACTTGAGATACAGAAG AAGCAAAGAAGCATCCCTAGAAACAAGAAGGTTTGGTGTGGCGATAAACCCTACCTGTGTTTTGTTACCCCACACT GCCATGGAAGCTGA